The following coding sequences are from one Bacteroidota bacterium window:
- a CDS encoding type II toxin-antitoxin system RelE/ParE family toxin codes for MDYKIFWTEEAIQNLDEIIDYLATKWTQREVDNFKEKLSKQIDLIKKYPRMFPASTFQPRLRKAVLSKQTSIFYEIGDHVIYLAYIFVNYKNTERLK; via the coding sequence ATGGACTATAAAATCTTTTGGACTGAAGAGGCGATTCAGAATCTCGATGAGATAATTGATTATTTAGCAACTAAATGGACACAAAGAGAAGTTGACAACTTTAAAGAAAAGCTGTCAAAGCAAATTGACCTTATCAAAAAATATCCTCGAATGTTTCCGGCATCGACATTTCAACCAAGACTTAGGAAAGCCGTTTTAAGCAAACAAACCTCCATTTTTTATGAAATAGGTGACCATGTGATTTATTTGGCATACATATTTGTAAATTACAAGAATACAGAAAGACTGAAATAA
- a CDS encoding Rpn family recombination-promoting nuclease/putative transposase, with the protein MNNKTINTHDRFFKSLFSNKNGVKEFVSKTINPNIVEKLDLNTLKIDNTEYLDNRLNSSFSDLVYNCKYGKTNIKISLLFEHKSQPEKFPHFQLLGYMLRIWELQIKQNKELTAVIPIIFYHGKKTWDNKSFEKYFGKLDTEIQKFIPKFDYELIDTSTYSDSELKEHFESVELQVGLLIMKNIFDEQKMLEKIGLLSKQINELLQTEEGKHFFDSISVYMLNATKITSDKYREIMEIISAQAEQQFVSTAQKLRFEGIEEGIEKGIKKDKKEIAIKMISKGYSNKTIIELTDLKENEVENIRKEYINQNK; encoded by the coding sequence GTGAACAATAAAACAATAAATACGCACGATAGATTTTTTAAAAGTCTGTTTTCTAATAAAAACGGAGTTAAAGAATTTGTGTCAAAAACAATAAATCCAAATATTGTTGAAAAATTGGATTTAAACACTCTGAAAATAGATAATACAGAATATCTTGATAATCGTTTGAATTCAAGTTTTTCGGACTTGGTTTATAATTGTAAATATGGGAAGACAAATATAAAAATATCATTATTGTTTGAACATAAAAGCCAGCCTGAAAAATTTCCACATTTTCAACTACTAGGTTATATGTTACGAATATGGGAATTACAGATTAAGCAAAATAAAGAATTAACAGCAGTTATTCCAATAATATTTTATCACGGAAAGAAAACATGGGACAATAAGAGTTTTGAAAAATACTTTGGTAAACTTGATACCGAAATTCAAAAATTCATACCAAAGTTTGATTACGAATTAATTGATACATCAACATATTCAGACAGTGAACTGAAAGAACATTTTGAAAGTGTTGAATTACAAGTAGGACTTTTAATAATGAAGAATATTTTTGACGAGCAAAAAATGCTTGAAAAAATAGGATTGTTATCAAAACAAATAAATGAATTATTACAAACAGAAGAGGGAAAACATTTTTTTGATAGTATTTCAGTGTATATGCTAAATGCAACAAAAATAACCTCTGATAAATATAGAGAAATTATGGAAATTATATCGGCACAAGCAGAACAACAATTTGTTTCGACTGCTCAGAAATTACGTTTTGAAGGAATTGAAGAAGGAATTGAAAAAGGAATTAAAAAAGACAAAAAAGAAATAGCGATAAAAATGATTAGTAAAGGCTATTCTAATAAGACGATTATAGAATTGACTGATTTGAAAGAAAATGAAGTTGAAAACATAAGGAAAGAGTATATAAATCAGAATAAATAA
- a CDS encoding antitoxin Xre/MbcA/ParS toxin-binding domain-containing protein, producing MIREDEARTTTEHYDELIRILGKKYIKSNIESPFDFITIASKGLNANTILNFRNHFAIPRGFTAKLLNVSEPTVYRWVKANKKLERNYSVQLFELADLFLFGSEVFEDKENFFKWLNFQNTALGGLEPKELLEVPGGISKVRDLLGRIEYGVYS from the coding sequence ATGATAAGAGAAGACGAAGCACGAACAACTACGGAGCATTATGATGAACTCATACGTATTTTGGGTAAAAAGTATATAAAGTCAAATATTGAGAGCCCATTTGATTTTATTACAATAGCCTCAAAGGGTCTAAATGCTAATACTATTTTAAATTTTAGAAATCATTTTGCAATTCCTCGTGGATTTACAGCTAAATTGTTAAATGTTTCAGAACCTACCGTTTACAGATGGGTTAAGGCAAATAAAAAACTGGAAAGAAATTATTCAGTGCAACTTTTTGAATTAGCTGATTTATTTCTTTTTGGGAGTGAAGTATTTGAGGATAAGGAAAACTTTTTCAAATGGCTGAATTTCCAAAATACTGCATTAGGAGGTTTAGAACCAAAAGAATTATTGGAAGTTCCTGGAGGGATTTCTAAGGTTCGTGATTTATTAGGAAGAATAGAATACGGTGTATATAGTTAG